The following are encoded together in the Kineosporiaceae bacterium genome:
- a CDS encoding beta-lactamase family protein gives MVDIDLDLVERLVDEYAADGAQPGLAYGVVEGGHLVHSGGRGVRDVAGGHLPDADTVFRIASMTKSFTAAAVLQLRDAGRLRLDDEVAAHVPEVAGLDLPTTDSPALTIRALLSMVAGFPTDDPWGDRQQDLPDERFTALLAGGLSLAWAPGTVYEYSNTGYALLGRVIAQAAEAEYPDVVQRGLLAPLGLRDTGFDEAVVEPERRALGYRRTGTEWERVPFDAHGAYAPMGGLFSTVRDLARWVTFLAEAFPPRDDPDDGPLSRASRRELQLAQLTLPPVVTWRTVAEPAVIRSAGYGFGLLTEHDPRWGTLVSHSGGYPGFGSHMRWHPQSGRGVIVLANATYAPARVLAGQVMDSLLTLRVSGGVALRSAPGGGAVWPATEAARTAVTRLVTTGADAEAERWLAMNVDLDEPLDRRRAQWSDLGARLGPLVPDPTEAPQSDSPAHSVWWLRGPGGRVRVEIQLNPELPPRVQTLDVTAVPHPSMSLRAIAERLTRALADDVPTWPDDVPVAAGLRESARRQLAVAAAWSTGATLGPALAGDGVTRVTFRLDGPVPFTLTVATNAEGVVTELTITPA, from the coding sequence GTGGTGGACATCGACCTGGACCTGGTGGAGCGGCTCGTCGACGAGTATGCCGCGGACGGCGCCCAACCCGGGCTCGCCTACGGAGTGGTCGAGGGTGGGCACCTGGTGCACTCCGGCGGGCGTGGCGTCCGGGACGTCGCGGGGGGTCATCTCCCGGACGCCGACACCGTGTTCCGGATCGCCTCGATGACCAAGAGCTTCACCGCCGCCGCCGTCCTGCAGCTGCGCGATGCCGGCCGGCTGCGGTTGGACGACGAGGTGGCCGCGCATGTGCCCGAGGTCGCCGGCCTCGACCTGCCCACCACCGATTCGCCGGCGCTGACGATACGCGCCCTGCTCAGCATGGTCGCCGGCTTCCCGACCGATGACCCGTGGGGCGATCGTCAGCAGGACCTGCCGGACGAACGGTTCACCGCGCTGCTGGCCGGCGGGCTGAGCCTGGCCTGGGCCCCGGGCACCGTCTACGAGTACAGCAACACCGGCTATGCCCTGCTCGGCCGAGTGATCGCGCAGGCTGCGGAAGCCGAGTACCCGGACGTCGTCCAGCGGGGCCTGCTCGCGCCACTCGGCCTGCGGGACACCGGCTTCGACGAGGCGGTGGTCGAACCCGAACGGCGCGCCCTCGGCTACCGACGAACCGGAACCGAGTGGGAGCGCGTGCCGTTCGATGCCCACGGCGCCTACGCACCCATGGGTGGACTGTTCAGCACGGTGCGCGACCTGGCGCGGTGGGTCACGTTTCTGGCAGAGGCGTTCCCACCCCGAGACGATCCGGACGACGGCCCGCTGAGCCGGGCCTCGCGGCGTGAACTGCAGTTGGCTCAGCTGACCCTGCCACCCGTGGTGACCTGGCGAACGGTCGCCGAGCCTGCCGTGATCCGTAGCGCCGGTTACGGTTTCGGACTGCTCACCGAACACGACCCCCGGTGGGGAACGCTGGTCTCGCACAGCGGTGGGTACCCCGGATTCGGGTCGCACATGCGGTGGCACCCGCAGAGTGGGCGGGGTGTGATCGTCTTGGCCAACGCCACCTACGCGCCGGCCCGGGTTCTGGCTGGACAGGTGATGGATTCGCTTCTGACACTACGGGTCTCGGGTGGGGTCGCGCTGCGGTCGGCCCCGGGCGGCGGCGCGGTGTGGCCCGCCACCGAGGCGGCCCGCACGGCCGTCACCCGACTCGTCACCACGGGCGCCGACGCCGAGGCGGAACGTTGGTTGGCGATGAACGTCGACCTCGACGAGCCCTTGGACCGGCGCCGGGCGCAGTGGTCCGACCTCGGCGCGCGGCTCGGGCCACTGGTGCCCGATCCCACGGAGGCACCGCAGTCGGACTCCCCCGCCCACAGCGTGTGGTGGTTGCGCGGCCCCGGCGGGCGGGTTCGAGTGGAGATCCAGCTCAACCCCGAACTGCCGCCCCGGGTGCAGACCCTGGACGTGACCGCGGTGCCGCACCCGTCGATGTCGTTGCGGGCCATCGCCGAACGGCTCACGCGGGCGCTCGCGGACGACGTCCCGACCTGGCCGGACGACGTGCCGGTCGCGGCCGGACTGCGCGAGTCCGCCCGGCGGCAACTGGCGGTCGCGGCGGCCTGGTCGACCGGGGCCACGCTCGGCCCGGCGCTCGCCGGGGACGGCGTCACCCGGGTCACGTTCCGCCTCGACGGCCCGGTGCCGTTCACCCTGACCGTGGCGACGAACGCCGAGGGTGTGGTCACCGAGCTGACGATCACCCCGGCCTGA
- a CDS encoding TIGR00730 family Rossman fold protein, whose amino-acid sequence MSERRRICVFCGSSTGTDPAHLAAAVELGGALAASGIGLVYGGAQVGLMGAVADAVLAAGGEAIGVIPRQLFSAEVPHPGLTELHQVPDMHARKALMYDLADAFVVLPGGLGTLEELFEAATWNQLGLHQRFKPITVFNVGGFYDPLVHLLDDAVTAGFVSARWRASISTAADVGQAVQVLERTRIEP is encoded by the coding sequence ATGAGCGAGCGACGACGTATCTGTGTGTTCTGCGGATCCTCCACCGGCACCGACCCCGCCCACCTCGCGGCGGCCGTCGAGCTGGGCGGCGCCCTGGCGGCGTCCGGGATCGGCCTGGTCTACGGCGGTGCCCAGGTCGGGTTGATGGGTGCGGTGGCGGACGCCGTGTTGGCGGCCGGCGGCGAGGCGATCGGGGTGATCCCACGGCAGCTGTTCTCGGCCGAGGTGCCCCACCCCGGGCTGACCGAGCTGCACCAGGTACCGGACATGCACGCCCGCAAGGCCTTGATGTACGACCTGGCCGACGCGTTCGTGGTGTTGCCCGGGGGTCTGGGCACGCTGGAGGAGCTGTTCGAGGCCGCGACCTGGAACCAGCTCGGGCTGCATCAGCGGTTCAAGCCGATCACGGTGTTCAACGTGGGCGGCTTCTATGACCCCCTGGTGCACTTGCTGGACGACGCGGTGACCGCCGGGTTCGTCTCGGCCCGGTGGCGGGCGAGCATCTCGACCGCCGCGGACGTGGGGCAGGCGGTGCAGGTGCTCGAGCGCACCCGGATCGAGCCCTGA